The following proteins are co-located in the Imtechella halotolerans genome:
- a CDS encoding alpha-amylase family glycosyl hydrolase, with product MKKIVLIVLSIATLWGCKNQETKTETPLVAELEPISDQVLETSVIYEVNIRQYSPEGTLNAFTQDIPRLKELGVKIIWLMPVQPISLKNRKATGALSIEEVDEPNKEQKYKGSYYSITDYTAIHPEYGTMDDFKKLVATAHENGMYVLLDWVANHTGWDHQWISKHPEYYHKNEKGEVTDPLNPETGESWGWTDVAHLNYDNEGLFDAMAQEMVYWVKETNIDGFRCDVADNVKVSFWEYVYPKLTSIKPVFMLAESEKDFLLKSVFDMGYGWEVHHIMNEIAKGHKNVSDWDDYMKRKMERYQAEDIFMNFTSNHDENSWNGTVFERMGLAAETFAALTYMMPGMPLIYNGQEYNMNKRLKFFEKDTMPTTKGTMYPLYEKLGKIKNENHALNGGKNAGSYIRLNTSEAKRILAFARAKNGEEVLFVANLSAESTTFSMQISGKYADYMNNESVVLEETKMLDFSPWQYRILIKK from the coding sequence ATGAAAAAAATAGTGTTAATAGTACTATCTATCGCTACTTTATGGGGATGTAAGAATCAGGAAACAAAAACAGAAACTCCTTTAGTAGCTGAACTAGAGCCAATCTCAGATCAGGTCCTAGAAACTTCAGTAATTTATGAGGTTAATATTAGGCAATATTCGCCTGAAGGTACGCTAAATGCTTTCACACAAGATATTCCTCGACTTAAAGAGTTAGGAGTGAAAATTATTTGGCTTATGCCAGTACAACCTATTTCTTTGAAAAACCGTAAGGCAACCGGTGCACTTTCTATTGAAGAAGTTGATGAGCCAAATAAGGAACAAAAGTATAAAGGGAGTTATTATTCTATAACAGATTATACGGCTATACACCCTGAATATGGGACAATGGATGATTTTAAGAAATTAGTTGCTACGGCTCATGAAAATGGAATGTATGTATTGTTGGATTGGGTAGCAAATCACACTGGTTGGGATCATCAATGGATATCTAAGCATCCGGAATATTACCATAAAAATGAAAAAGGTGAAGTTACTGATCCACTAAATCCTGAAACTGGCGAGTCTTGGGGTTGGACAGATGTTGCACATTTAAACTATGATAATGAGGGCCTTTTCGATGCAATGGCGCAAGAAATGGTTTACTGGGTTAAGGAAACAAATATTGATGGTTTTAGATGTGATGTAGCTGATAATGTAAAGGTGTCGTTTTGGGAATATGTGTATCCAAAACTAACTTCAATAAAACCAGTTTTTATGCTAGCTGAATCGGAGAAGGATTTTTTGCTAAAAAGTGTTTTTGATATGGGATATGGTTGGGAAGTACATCATATTATGAACGAAATAGCGAAAGGTCATAAAAATGTTTCGGATTGGGATGATTATATGAAACGTAAAATGGAACGTTATCAAGCTGAAGATATTTTTATGAATTTTACTTCCAATCATGACGAAAATTCATGGAATGGAACAGTGTTTGAGCGTATGGGATTAGCAGCGGAAACATTTGCAGCACTAACCTATATGATGCCAGGAATGCCGCTAATTTACAATGGCCAGGAATATAACATGAATAAGCGACTGAAATTTTTTGAAAAGGATACCATGCCTACAACTAAAGGCACTATGTATCCTTTGTATGAAAAATTGGGAAAAATTAAAAATGAAAATCATGCATTAAATGGAGGAAAGAATGCAGGCTCTTATATACGTTTAAATACTTCAGAAGCGAAACGCATATTAGCATTTGCTCGTGCCAAAAATGGTGAAGAAGTACTTTTTGTAGCTAATCTTTCAGCTGAAAGTACGACCTTTTCAATGCAGATTTCAGGAAAATATGCAGATTATATGAATAATGAAAGCGTAGTTTTGGAAGAGACTAAAATGTTGGATTTTTCACCTTGGCAATACCGCATATTAATTAAGAAGTAA
- a CDS encoding glycoside hydrolase family 31 protein: protein MKLAYSIYFFIACLYSLSAQNINRQMLSFKHHKQFLEIQVNDGSYRIVPYSYDIVETSFIPNGEEFLPDSHAVVLQPKGVNYKVSDTESHLIYESTGLSIRIQKQPFQIRYYYHGNFLISEKRGYFKNDTLETIEFELQSDEVLYGGGARVLGMNRRGNRLELYNRAHYGYETHSTLMNYTLPIVISSGQYMLHFDNAPIGFLDLDSKYNNTLTYETISGRKTYQVIAGGGWEELLSNYTSLTGRQPLPPRWAFGNFASRFGYHSEAETRNTIVKFREDKIPVDAVILDLFWFGKDIQGTLGNLEVYRDSFPNFEKMIADFDKIGVKTIPITEPFILTTSSKWKEAVEENVLATDSIGNPFTYDFYFGNTGLIDLFKPKGRQWFWEIYRRLAEMGVAGVWGDLGEPEVHPSNLYHAIGSADEVHNIYGHSWAQLVYEGYRSEYPNQRPFILMRSGAAGSQRFGLIPWSGDVNRSWGGLKGQTEISLQMGMQGLAYMHSDLGGFAGNNLDDELYVRWLQYGVFQPVFRPHAQEDVPSEPVFRSSWAKDLARKAIELRYQLIPYQYTLAFDNEQYGLPFMRPLFFEEPENRTLLAKSDGYLWGSNFLIYPITEPNQQTKEVYFPKGSWWFDFYSGKMFKGGTKHLIDVTSSHIPTYVRAGSFIPKAEIVQSTKDYTLDGMEIHYYYHSSLTTSKGQLYTDDGITPNAYELGVYEKWFYSVKKEKGSLNFKFKSIAGEKYNSEIKRMEVVVHNIYERPRKVLINNKRTEFHWDEKSGKASILVDVLEKGKEIKIRLYSKL from the coding sequence ATGAAGTTAGCCTATTCCATATATTTTTTTATTGCTTGTTTGTATAGCTTATCAGCTCAAAACATCAACAGGCAAATGCTTTCTTTCAAACATCATAAACAATTTTTGGAAATTCAAGTAAATGATGGAAGTTATCGAATAGTACCCTATAGCTATGATATTGTTGAGACTTCCTTTATTCCAAATGGAGAAGAATTTCTTCCAGATTCTCATGCTGTTGTATTACAACCGAAAGGTGTTAATTATAAAGTTTCTGATACAGAATCACACTTGATATATGAATCAACAGGACTTTCCATTAGGATTCAGAAACAACCTTTTCAAATTAGATACTACTATCATGGTAATTTTTTAATTTCAGAAAAACGGGGGTATTTCAAAAATGATACTCTTGAAACTATAGAGTTTGAATTACAAAGTGATGAGGTTTTATATGGAGGAGGAGCTAGAGTGCTTGGTATGAATAGAAGAGGTAATCGATTAGAGTTGTATAATAGAGCCCATTACGGATATGAAACCCATTCTACTCTTATGAATTATACACTTCCGATTGTGATTTCTTCAGGGCAATATATGCTACATTTTGATAATGCTCCCATTGGGTTTTTGGATTTAGATAGTAAATACAATAATACCCTTACGTATGAAACCATTTCTGGAAGAAAAACGTATCAGGTAATTGCTGGTGGAGGTTGGGAAGAACTCTTATCTAATTATACATCATTAACAGGTAGACAACCTTTACCTCCAAGATGGGCATTTGGAAATTTTGCTTCCCGATTTGGGTACCATTCGGAGGCTGAAACAAGGAATACAATAGTAAAATTTCGTGAGGACAAAATTCCAGTTGATGCTGTTATTTTAGATTTGTTTTGGTTTGGAAAGGATATTCAAGGAACATTGGGGAATTTGGAAGTTTACAGAGACAGCTTCCCTAATTTTGAGAAGATGATAGCTGATTTTGATAAAATTGGTGTTAAAACGATTCCAATTACTGAGCCATTTATATTAACAACTTCATCTAAATGGAAAGAGGCAGTGGAGGAAAATGTGCTTGCAACAGACAGCATTGGAAATCCCTTTACCTATGATTTTTATTTTGGTAATACAGGGTTAATAGACCTATTTAAACCAAAAGGGAGGCAATGGTTTTGGGAAATTTATCGCAGGTTAGCAGAAATGGGTGTTGCAGGTGTATGGGGGGATTTAGGAGAACCAGAAGTTCATCCTTCTAATTTATATCACGCTATTGGTTCGGCTGATGAGGTTCATAATATTTATGGTCATTCTTGGGCTCAACTGGTTTATGAGGGATATAGGTCGGAATATCCTAATCAACGACCCTTTATTCTAATGCGTTCTGGAGCTGCAGGGTCGCAACGTTTCGGTCTTATTCCTTGGAGTGGAGATGTAAATCGTTCTTGGGGCGGGCTTAAAGGGCAAACAGAAATTTCCTTGCAAATGGGTATGCAAGGATTGGCTTATATGCATTCAGATTTGGGGGGGTTTGCAGGGAATAATCTTGATGATGAACTGTACGTGAGATGGTTGCAATATGGAGTTTTTCAACCGGTTTTTAGACCTCATGCGCAGGAGGATGTCCCTTCGGAACCAGTATTTAGAAGTTCTTGGGCAAAAGATTTAGCTAGAAAAGCTATTGAGTTGAGATATCAATTAATACCTTATCAGTATACTTTGGCTTTTGATAACGAGCAGTATGGCTTGCCTTTTATGCGTCCTTTATTTTTTGAAGAACCAGAAAATAGAACTTTATTAGCTAAAAGCGATGGTTATTTATGGGGAAGCAATTTTCTTATTTATCCAATTACTGAGCCTAATCAACAAACTAAAGAAGTTTATTTTCCTAAGGGAAGTTGGTGGTTTGATTTTTATTCAGGCAAAATGTTTAAGGGAGGAACAAAACACCTTATTGATGTTACATCCTCGCACATTCCAACTTATGTGCGTGCAGGTAGTTTTATCCCAAAGGCTGAGATCGTGCAATCAACTAAGGACTATACCCTAGATGGAATGGAAATTCATTACTATTATCATTCGTCCTTGACTACATCAAAAGGGCAGCTATATACCGATGATGGAATTACTCCCAATGCATATGAGTTAGGAGTCTATGAAAAATGGTTTTATTCCGTTAAGAAAGAAAAGGGTAGTCTAAATTTTAAATTTAAGTCGATAGCAGGTGAAAAATATAACTCTGAGATTAAAAGGATGGAAGTTGTGGTTCATAATATTTATGAGCGTCCAAGAAAAGTGTTGATAAACAATAAAAGGACTGAATTTCATTGGGATGAAAAAAGCGGTAAAGCATCTATTTTAGTTGATGTTTTGGAAAAAGGTAAAGAAATTAAAATACGATTATACAGTAAACTTTAA
- a CDS encoding glycoside hydrolase family 13 protein, with product MKNTFYVAVLFITGLLHAQIERVEPPFWWEDMKESKLQLLIYGKNISQYQPEMSGVNIVEVTRTENPNYLFVTIDTEGLTAGMYDFNLNKGKKKVATYSYELKQRLSESALRKGFDSSDVVYLLMPDRFANGNVENDNTKDTAEKANRDLHGGRHGGDLDGIIKHLDYLEELGVTAIWSTPLLEDNEPVYSYHGYAQSNYYKIDPRFGTNEDYKRLANELHNRNMKLIMDYVTNHWGSKHWLIRDLPSKDWIHYWANNETGFKRSNYRMTTQFDVNAATIDAIACMDGWFDTTMPDMNQKNPMVVNYMVQNAIWWIEFAGLDGLRVDTYSYNDKYGIAQWTKRIMEEYPNFNIVGEVWMHDQAQISYWQKDSKISAIEGYNSYLPSVMDFTLHDAILQAFDEDDQGWDKGMIRVYENFTNDFLYPDINNMLVFASNHDTQRLYTIFDGDVNKYKLAMTLIATIRGIPQIYYGDEIGMQGNKTLGDGDIRRDFPGGWPSDEQNAFVEAGRNENIKSYFDFTKKLLNWRKRSEVIHFGKTTHYVPQANVYVYFRYTDEKTVMIVINNNKEVQTFSLDRFSQRLGTATRGYEIFSDTTVDLTKLFSIPGKTPMIIEIENN from the coding sequence ATGAAAAATACATTTTATGTTGCTGTGCTATTTATTACTGGATTACTCCATGCACAGATTGAGAGAGTAGAACCCCCTTTTTGGTGGGAAGACATGAAGGAATCCAAACTTCAATTGTTAATATATGGGAAAAATATTTCTCAATATCAACCAGAAATGTCTGGAGTCAATATTGTTGAAGTAACTAGAACGGAAAATCCTAATTACCTATTTGTAACTATTGATACTGAAGGTCTTACAGCTGGAATGTATGATTTCAATCTAAATAAAGGCAAAAAAAAGGTTGCAACCTACAGCTATGAGTTAAAACAGCGTCTTTCTGAATCTGCTTTACGTAAAGGTTTTGATAGTTCAGATGTTGTTTATTTGCTTATGCCTGATCGTTTTGCCAATGGAAATGTAGAAAATGATAACACAAAAGATACAGCTGAGAAAGCTAATAGAGATTTACATGGAGGCCGTCATGGAGGAGATTTAGATGGGATTATTAAACATTTGGATTATTTGGAGGAATTAGGAGTGACTGCTATATGGAGCACACCTTTATTGGAAGATAATGAACCTGTTTATTCTTATCATGGGTACGCTCAAAGTAACTATTACAAAATAGATCCCAGGTTTGGGACGAATGAAGACTACAAACGTCTTGCAAATGAACTTCATAATCGCAATATGAAGCTAATAATGGATTATGTTACTAATCATTGGGGCTCTAAACATTGGCTTATTAGGGATTTACCTTCAAAGGATTGGATTCATTATTGGGCAAATAATGAAACAGGATTTAAAAGAAGTAATTACAGAATGACAACACAGTTTGATGTAAACGCTGCAACAATAGATGCTATTGCTTGTATGGATGGTTGGTTTGATACAACGATGCCCGATATGAATCAGAAAAATCCAATGGTAGTTAATTATATGGTTCAAAATGCCATTTGGTGGATTGAATTTGCAGGACTTGATGGGTTGAGAGTAGATACCTATTCGTATAATGATAAATATGGGATTGCTCAATGGACAAAACGAATTATGGAGGAATATCCTAATTTTAATATTGTTGGAGAAGTATGGATGCATGACCAGGCTCAGATATCTTATTGGCAAAAGGATAGTAAGATAAGTGCAATTGAGGGATATAACTCATATCTCCCTTCGGTAATGGATTTTACTCTTCATGATGCCATATTACAAGCTTTTGATGAGGACGACCAAGGGTGGGACAAAGGTATGATACGGGTTTATGAGAACTTTACGAATGATTTTTTATATCCTGACATTAATAATATGTTGGTTTTTGCCTCTAATCATGATACACAGCGATTGTACACCATTTTTGATGGAGATGTAAACAAATATAAACTCGCGATGACTTTGATTGCAACAATTAGAGGTATTCCACAGATCTATTATGGTGATGAAATTGGGATGCAGGGTAATAAGACCCTAGGTGATGGAGATATTCGTAGAGATTTTCCTGGTGGATGGCCAAGCGATGAGCAAAATGCTTTTGTTGAAGCTGGAAGAAATGAAAATATCAAATCATATTTTGATTTTACGAAAAAGTTACTCAATTGGAGAAAGCGTTCGGAAGTAATTCATTTTGGAAAAACAACACATTATGTTCCGCAGGCCAATGTCTATGTATATTTTAGGTATACTGATGAAAAAACGGTAATGATTGTAATCAATAACAATAAAGAGGTTCAAACCTTTTCTTTGGATCGTTTTTCTCAACGTCTGGGGACTGCAACAAGAGGATATGAGATCTTCTCTGATACAACTGTAGATCTTACTAAATTGTTTTCAATTCCAGGTAAAACCCCAATGATAATTGAGATAGAAAATAACTAA
- a CDS encoding glycoside hydrolase family 65 protein, which yields MNQNYIIPNQWSIIEEGFEAERVRSSESLFSLGNGAMGQRANFEENYTGETFQGSYIAGIYYPDKTRVGWWKNGYPEYFAKVLNAPNWIGIHVEINNEILDLATCKSIENYRRELNMKEGWYKRSFEAVMIDETRVKVESIRFLSLQIDELGAIRYSVTPLNREAKITFIPYIDAGIENEDTNWEEKFWEPIEILDDELCTSVTARTLKTRFEACTYMHNELAIDSIPINIDKTIHSKVDYIAHSYTHLVAVNSTFTLFKYGGYVTSLNHDRTTLREAAEKVVSIALEAGFDKLLAQQREAWDAIWQMADITIEGDVKAQQGIRFNIFQLNQTYLGKDDRLNIGPKGFTGEKYGGSTYWDTEAYCIPFYMATKDEKVARSLLKYRYNHLEKAIENAEKLGFTNGAALYPMVTMNGEECHNEWEITFEEIHRNGAISFAIFNYLRYTGDYSYIPEMGLEVMIGIARFWHQRASFSTFQNKYVILGVTGPNEYENNVNNNWYTNYIAQWCIQFAIEHIEKVKTGFPEDYSRIMGVTKLTENEIQQWIKVAENMYFPYSEKHGIFLQQDGFLDKPQITVSDLPKEQRPINQKWSWDRILRSPYIKQADVLQGFYFFEDHFSKDLLERHFDFYEPFTVHESSLSPCVHSIQAAILGRMEQAYTFYLRTSRLDLDDYNKEVHEGLHITSMAGTWMSIVEGFGGMRIKEDKMSFEPRIPMQWEAYSFKVNFRGVIVKLTVKHGKVKLLLEGNMPINVILNGEEITLHPNKELEC from the coding sequence ATGAATCAGAATTATATTATACCTAACCAATGGTCTATCATTGAGGAAGGATTTGAGGCCGAAAGAGTACGGTCGTCTGAGAGTCTTTTTAGTCTCGGGAATGGAGCTATGGGCCAACGTGCTAATTTTGAAGAGAATTATACAGGAGAAACATTTCAAGGAAGTTATATTGCAGGTATTTATTATCCTGATAAGACCAGAGTTGGTTGGTGGAAAAACGGTTATCCCGAGTATTTTGCAAAAGTATTGAACGCTCCAAATTGGATAGGAATCCATGTTGAGATTAATAATGAGATTCTAGATTTAGCGACTTGTAAAAGCATTGAAAATTACAGACGAGAACTTAATATGAAGGAAGGGTGGTATAAGCGCTCTTTTGAAGCTGTTATGATTGATGAAACAAGGGTTAAGGTGGAGTCAATTCGATTTCTGAGTTTACAGATTGATGAATTAGGGGCCATACGTTATAGTGTTACCCCACTTAATCGGGAAGCAAAAATAACCTTCATACCATATATAGATGCAGGTATTGAAAATGAAGATACCAATTGGGAGGAGAAATTTTGGGAACCAATAGAGATTCTTGATGATGAATTGTGTACAAGTGTTACTGCTCGAACTCTTAAAACTAGATTTGAGGCTTGTACCTATATGCATAATGAGTTAGCCATCGATAGTATTCCTATTAATATTGATAAAACAATACATTCAAAAGTTGATTACATCGCCCACAGTTATACACACCTAGTTGCAGTCAATAGTACTTTTACTTTGTTTAAATATGGTGGTTATGTGACCTCATTGAATCATGATAGAACAACGCTACGTGAAGCAGCAGAGAAAGTAGTTTCCATAGCCTTAGAAGCCGGTTTTGATAAATTACTGGCTCAACAAAGAGAGGCTTGGGATGCTATTTGGCAGATGGCCGATATTACTATAGAAGGAGATGTAAAGGCGCAGCAAGGTATTAGATTTAATATTTTTCAATTGAATCAAACTTATCTTGGGAAAGATGATAGACTTAATATTGGACCAAAAGGGTTTACTGGAGAAAAGTACGGAGGGAGTACCTACTGGGATACCGAAGCGTATTGTATTCCGTTTTATATGGCAACCAAGGATGAAAAAGTAGCGAGGAGTTTATTAAAATATCGTTATAATCATTTGGAGAAGGCTATAGAAAATGCAGAGAAGCTCGGTTTTACAAATGGTGCAGCCTTATATCCTATGGTGACTATGAATGGTGAAGAATGTCATAATGAATGGGAAATAACTTTTGAGGAGATCCATCGTAATGGAGCCATTTCCTTCGCAATATTTAATTATTTACGGTACACAGGTGACTATAGTTATATACCAGAAATGGGGCTAGAGGTGATGATAGGGATTGCACGTTTCTGGCACCAACGGGCGTCTTTTTCTACCTTTCAAAATAAATATGTAATTCTCGGTGTTACTGGGCCTAATGAGTATGAGAATAATGTAAATAATAATTGGTATACGAATTATATAGCACAATGGTGTATACAGTTTGCAATTGAACATATTGAGAAAGTGAAAACTGGATTTCCAGAAGATTATAGCCGTATAATGGGGGTGACTAAATTAACGGAAAATGAAATTCAGCAATGGATAAAAGTAGCAGAGAATATGTATTTCCCGTATTCAGAGAAACATGGTATTTTTCTTCAACAAGATGGTTTTCTTGATAAACCACAAATAACGGTAAGTGATTTACCAAAGGAACAACGTCCAATAAATCAAAAATGGTCATGGGATCGTATTTTACGTTCTCCATATATAAAACAGGCCGATGTTTTGCAAGGGTTCTATTTTTTTGAAGATCATTTTTCCAAAGATCTACTTGAACGCCATTTTGACTTTTATGAACCATTTACTGTTCATGAAAGTTCTCTTTCTCCATGTGTGCATAGTATTCAGGCGGCAATTCTGGGTCGTATGGAACAGGCTTACACATTCTATTTGCGCACTTCTCGTCTTGATCTAGATGATTATAATAAGGAAGTGCATGAAGGACTTCATATAACCTCCATGGCTGGCACTTGGATGAGTATAGTTGAAGGCTTTGGAGGTATGCGAATCAAAGAGGATAAGATGTCCTTTGAGCCTCGAATACCTATGCAATGGGAGGCATATTCATTTAAGGTAAATTTTAGAGGAGTAATTGTTAAGCTTACCGTAAAACATGGAAAAGTAAAGCTCTTGTTAGAAGGTAACATGCCAATAAATGTAATTCTTAATGGGGAGGAAATTACTTTACATCCCAATAAGGAGCTTGAGTGTTAA
- the pgmB gene encoding beta-phosphoglucomutase, with the protein MKKGFIFDLDGVIVDTAHFHYNSWRKTAEQLGFELTIQHNEKLKGVSRIESLNRILDWAQKEVSQDTFQQLMFEKNEDYLRQVVQMTASDILPGVFNILNKLKSKGYGIALGSASKNAPLILEKVGLSSFFNVIVDGNRVIKAKPDPEVFIVAAQQLGVINSQCVVFEDAEAGIEAANTAGMISVGLGNSDNLEHAKYVFQSFESIELTFLEQLTT; encoded by the coding sequence ATGAAGAAAGGATTTATTTTCGATTTGGATGGAGTAATAGTTGATACGGCTCATTTCCATTATAATTCATGGAGGAAGACAGCTGAACAACTCGGATTTGAACTCACCATTCAACATAATGAGAAATTGAAAGGGGTAAGCAGAATAGAATCACTTAATCGAATTCTGGATTGGGCTCAGAAGGAAGTTTCTCAAGATACTTTTCAGCAACTTATGTTTGAAAAGAATGAAGACTATTTAAGACAGGTAGTTCAAATGACTGCTTCTGATATTCTACCTGGAGTGTTTAATATTTTAAATAAACTTAAATCAAAGGGGTATGGTATCGCATTAGGTTCTGCTAGTAAGAACGCGCCTCTTATATTGGAGAAGGTTGGTTTATCCTCTTTTTTCAATGTAATTGTGGATGGTAATAGAGTTATCAAAGCAAAACCTGATCCAGAAGTATTTATAGTTGCTGCTCAACAGTTGGGTGTTATAAATTCTCAATGCGTTGTTTTTGAAGATGCTGAAGCAGGAATTGAAGCCGCTAATACAGCAGGAATGATCTCCGTGGGATTGGGAAACTCAGATAATCTTGAACATGCAAAGTATGTATTTCAATCATTTGAATCAATTGAATTAACATTTTTAGAACAACTTACAACCTAA
- a CDS encoding MFS transporter: MKKRLLSFWEIWNMSFGFLGIQFGFALQGGFMSRIFQTLGADKDAIPLLWIAAPLTGLIVQPIIGYLSDKTWHSRWGRRRPYFLIGAILSSLALFFVPHSPALWIAAGFLWILDASINISMEPFRALVADKLHESQRSYGFVVQTLIIGIGTWVASNLPWIINQLGVSNEAGPGIVPLSVKVAFAIGAFVFLVSILYTVFTTEEYPPENMEAFRKMQKESKGNFFKDIMENMGNMPSTMKKLGVIQFFSWFAFFTMWSLAMPALTEHIYQAPAPVESAYDMTDAAQSAVFFEVNKKYQDAADKVGSAMGVYGLSSMAFALVLTFYASRKRLNRKFTHMISLLFGGIGFIGMYFIPNPSWLLFCFVLVGIAWGSILSMPYAMLSSSIDPNRMGVYMGLFNMFIVLPQIIAALGGVNFVYKLLGEQAIYAMVVAGISLIIAGIANLLITNKKAIAYTVDIE, encoded by the coding sequence ATGAAAAAGCGTCTCTTAAGTTTCTGGGAAATTTGGAATATGAGTTTCGGTTTTCTAGGTATACAATTCGGTTTTGCGTTGCAAGGCGGATTTATGTCTAGAATTTTCCAAACTCTAGGTGCGGATAAAGATGCAATCCCACTTTTATGGATTGCTGCCCCACTTACTGGGTTAATTGTTCAACCAATTATTGGGTATTTAAGTGATAAAACCTGGCATTCAAGGTGGGGGCGTAGACGTCCATATTTTTTAATTGGAGCAATTTTAAGTTCGCTAGCATTGTTTTTTGTGCCACATTCTCCTGCTTTATGGATTGCCGCGGGATTTTTATGGATTCTTGATGCTTCCATCAATATAAGTATGGAACCTTTTAGAGCCTTAGTAGCTGATAAATTGCATGAATCACAGCGATCATATGGATTTGTGGTTCAAACATTAATTATAGGTATAGGTACATGGGTGGCAAGTAATTTACCATGGATTATTAACCAGTTAGGGGTGAGTAATGAGGCAGGTCCGGGTATCGTGCCATTGTCTGTTAAAGTAGCCTTTGCTATTGGAGCTTTCGTGTTTTTGGTAAGTATTCTTTATACGGTTTTCACGACAGAGGAATACCCTCCAGAAAATATGGAGGCATTTCGAAAAATGCAGAAAGAGTCTAAGGGTAATTTCTTCAAAGATATTATGGAGAATATGGGTAATATGCCTTCCACAATGAAGAAATTAGGCGTTATTCAGTTTTTTAGTTGGTTTGCTTTCTTTACTATGTGGAGTTTAGCAATGCCTGCTCTAACAGAACATATTTACCAAGCCCCTGCGCCAGTTGAATCAGCCTATGATATGACAGATGCTGCTCAGAGTGCAGTATTTTTTGAGGTCAACAAGAAATATCAAGATGCCGCTGATAAGGTTGGATCGGCTATGGGGGTTTATGGTCTTTCTTCAATGGCATTTGCACTGGTACTAACTTTTTACGCCTCACGTAAACGTCTAAATCGCAAATTTACACACATGATATCACTGCTATTCGGAGGGATAGGATTTATAGGAATGTATTTTATACCCAATCCTTCCTGGTTATTATTTTGTTTTGTACTAGTTGGAATTGCTTGGGGAAGTATTCTTTCTATGCCATATGCAATGTTGTCAAGCTCTATAGATCCCAATCGTATGGGAGTATACATGGGACTCTTTAATATGTTTATTGTTTTACCTCAAATAATTGCGGCTTTAGGAGGTGTTAATTTTGTTTATAAACTCCTTGGAGAGCAAGCAATTTACGCAATGGTTGTAGCCGGTATAAGTCTTATAATAGCAGGAATAGCTAATCTATTAATTACAAATAAAAAAGCAATAGCCTACACGGTAGACATAGAATAA